One window of the Torulaspora delbrueckii CBS 1146 chromosome 6, complete genome genome contains the following:
- the KAP122 gene encoding Kap122p (similar to Saccharomyces cerevisiae KAP122 (YGL016W); ancestral locus Anc_4.105), giving the protein MPTIRKLMSNSSLIFMNLNESQNGNTSDEDLHWNNPINTFIQMFSHRSSMSLEQWSDTTHVNQLIDGAANSPVSYEHLIHFVQSSKLLNNLLLMFTEIIVEDLTKYQLKKNRRTKVYDVVHEHLYISTMALINANLTMKNGADDVLYSCITAWINYISMARNMSPHGRMNLSEMFGNLIELMCESREETDNFVSGERVLGILANVFSNDPTLMDYELREKIEAIFVGVSRSGKADTSKHQWMLQYMNHLVTHDMNDELKELAVCMVDFLQINTLDLSNKLFTNISSTEINQETSQQYVKVLLQMSNFPLTPILEEFFSARMVDFWLDLADAYTNLVPTTISEQGSDLAIGIFQQVLGIYLPKISLMNKQKLMEHDSDEAPVHEFDDFRTAVTDFIESLWSILGNDKLTNVLIANIGSSSGSDVDIFGIEAMSLLLNTLLTDMTLSESPWICDILESSENIIKNIVLLLETGYADAGNNSVEKAIKLDFVRTSSSLIGSLAGYLKQSPARLSTCVDVLFKGLENCTINSNDGNGDYHDKLEALTIKAISILCDTCRSELSSYLLQLFNVLNTILIPGSNVSSFTREKLVRSLGFLIESKVESRPEEQGTYVSQAIDIFNNFIQQVISMPNEQTQEQRNYIHCLLTCISELGSALLPSDESDNSLVLQKLPELRDFWQRDPLQVRAKILNLLLQVLNNPVYSRDSGFVEVSCLIVGKGLKLADDEPFFLKYSMAEILNFVLDQIPKADLPSSLPFYSYLLENLVNQYKDRLTQQEFDYIFDNVFLKYYEGVITNDPDLQQTIINFVNTILDSKPSFAIYSSYWESFVLIEFAKLLSTREKFTIVAITKFWTKVMNNKKYTEADLATTRHQINSIGQQLIYQTMFGLYHTQRSDLNSYTDLLRAFVAKFPMQTKNWLTIVLPQICSNNSAHERFINKLQITRGNRAAANVILEWWLECNQLPTL; this is encoded by the coding sequence ATGCCAACCATTAGAAAATTGATGTCAAACTCGTCACTTATCTTCATGAACCTTAATGAATCGCAAAATGGCAACACCAGTGATGAAGACCTTCACTGGAACAATCCTATTAATACTTTCATACAGATGTTCTCTCACCGAAGTTCCATGTCGTTAGAACAATGGTCTGATACGACTCACGTCAATCAACTCATTGATGGTGCAGCTAATTCGCCCGTTTCCTACGAACACTTGATTCACTTTGTTCAGTCTTCTAAACTTCTAAACAACcttcttttgatgtttACAGAGATTATCGTAGAGGATCTGACCAAGTATCAACTCAAAAAGAATCGGAGGACCAAAGTTTACGATGTGGTTCATGAGCATCTTTACATATCTACCATGGCATTGATTAACGCAAACTTGACCATGAAAAATGGGGCCGATGATGTGCTTTACAGCTGCATAACCGCATGGATCAACTACATTTCGATGGCGAGAAATATGTCACCGCATGGTAGAATGAATCTAAGTGAGATGTTTGGAAATTTGATTGAACTAATGTGTGAATCTCGAGAGGAGACAGACAATTTCGTGAGCGGTGAAAGGGTTCTTGGTATACTGGCAAATGTTTTCTCTAATGACCCAACTTTAATGGATTACGAGCTACgtgaaaaaattgaagctaTATTTGTGGGGGTTTCTAGATCAGGAAAGGCTGACACTTCAAAACACCAATGGATGTTGCAGTACATGAATCACTTGGTGACGCATGACATGAATGACGAGCTTAAAGAGTTGGCAGTTTGCATGGTTGATTTTTTACAGATCAATACGTTGGATTTGAGCAATAAACTGTTTACGAACATAAGCTCTACCGAGATCAATCAGGAAACCTCACAGCAATATGTGAAAGTTCTTCTACAAATGAGTAATTTTCCATTGACTCCCATTCTAGAGGAGTTTTTCTCAGCCCGGATGGTTGATTTCTGGTTAGATTTGGCGGATGCTTACACTAATCTTGTTCCCACGACCATATCTGAGCAGGGATCTGATCTAGCTATTGGTATCTTTCAGCAAGTTCTCGGTATCTATCTACCTAAAATCAGCTTAATGAACAAACAGAAACTGATGGAACACGACTCTGATGAAGCGCCTGTTCATGAGTTCGATGATTTTAGAACTGCGGTAACTGATTTTATTGAATCTCTATGGTCGATTTTAGGTAACGATAAGCTAACAAACGTTCTAATTGCCAACATAGGCAGCTCTTCAGGCAGCGACGTCGATATTTTTGGGATTGAGGCAATGTCCCTGTTGCTAAATACCTTGCTAACAGATATGACACTCTCAGAAAGTCCTTGGATTTGTGATATTCTGGAATCAAGTGAAAATATCATAAAGAATATCGTACTTCTCCTGGAAACAGGCTATGCAGATGCAGGCAACAATTCTGTTGAAAAAGCTATCAAACTTGATTTTGTGAGAACTAGCTCTAGTTTGATTGGATCGTTGGCCGGCTACTTAAAACAATCGCCAGCTCGCTTAAGCACATGTGTCGACGTTCTTTTTAAGGGTTTGGAAAACTGTACAATCAACTCTAATGATGGCAATGGTGATTATCATGATAAATTAGAGGCGTTGACGATAAAAGCCATATCAATTCTTTGCGATACATGTCGATCTGAATTAAGTTCATATCTTCTGCAATTATTCAATGTGCTTAATACGATCCTGATACCCGGGTCCAATGTCTCTAGTTTTACAAGAGAGAAGCTGGTTCGCTCCCTTGGCTTTCTCATCGAGTCCAAAGTTGAATCGCGGCCGGAGGAACAAGGAACCTATGTGTCGCAAGCcattgacattttcaacaacttcattcAGCAAGTTATCAGTATGCCGAATGAGCAGACgcaagaacaaagaaattATATACACTGTTTGCTGACATGCATATCCGAATTAGGATCTGCTTTATTACCATCTGATGAGAGCGATAACTCTTTAGTACTGCAAAAACTCCCAGAGCTTCGGGATTTCTGGCAACGCGATCCACTACAAGTGAGAGCCAAGATTCTTAATCTGCTCTTGCAGGTTTTAAACAATCCAGTGTATTCCAGAGATTCAGGGTTTGTCGAAGTGAGCTGCTTGATTGTTGGAAAAGGTCTAAAATTGGCCGATGATGAGCCTTTTTTTCTCAAGTATTCCATGGCAGAGATTTTAAATTTCGTTCTAGACCAGATACCAAAAGCTGACCTgccatcttctttgccCTTTTATTCATACCTGCTGGAAAACCTGGTCAACCAGTACAAGGATCGACTAACCCAGCAAGAATTTGATTACATATTCGACAACGTTTTCCTAAAATACTACGAAGGCGTCATCACCAATGATCCAGATTTGCAGCAAACAATTATCAATTTCGTTAACACAATTCTTGATTCTAAACCATCCTTTGCCATCTACTCTTCCTATTGGGAATCCTTTGTTTTAATTGAGTTCGCTAAACTGCTTTCTACAAGAGAAAAGTTTACAATTGTGGCAATCACAAAGTTCTGGACAAAGGTCATGAACAACAAAAAATACACCGAAGCAGACCTGGCCACTACGCGGCACCAAATTAACTCTATCGGCCAACAGTTGATTTACCAAACAATGTTCGGCCTCTACCATACTCAAAGATCAGACTTAAACAGTTATACGGACTTGCTAAGAGCTTTTGTGGCCAAGTTCCCCATGCAGACAAAGAACTGGCTCACCATAGTGCTTCCTCAAATTTGCAGCAACAATTCCGCGCACGAAAGATTTATCAATAAACTGCAAATCACTAGAGGCAATCGAGCAGCAGCCAACGTTATATTAGAATGGTGGCTAGAATGTAACCAACTGCCCACTTTATAA